Proteins co-encoded in one Brassica rapa cultivar Chiifu-401-42 chromosome A02, CAAS_Brap_v3.01, whole genome shotgun sequence genomic window:
- the LOC103854950 gene encoding uncharacterized protein LOC103854950: MYRSASWNRATEDYSSAPPKGLWMGSMIGPLDEDEPPSYNNPPADEMVKKEKSPAKFAEKAIHIIPFVLLACALVLWLFSNPDVVDVGMREESIAARIEGLTIEGDIDNDSDGTQTGFLGATLELSGDSDKTHYADRNRRASRKLIKGFY, from the exons ATGTACAGATCTGCGAGTTGGAACCGTGCCACGGAAGACTACTCGTCCGCACCGCCCAAAGGATTGTGGATGGGCTCCATGATCGGTCCCCTTGACGAAGACGAGCCACCTTCCTACAATAATCCACCAGCGGATGAGATGGTTAAGAAGGAGAAGTCACCTGCCAAGTTCGCAGAAAAGGCGATTCACATCATTCCTTTTGTTCTTCTTGCATGTGCTCTCGTCCTTTGGCTATTCTCAAATCCag ATGTGGTGGATGTTGGGATGAGAGAGGAATCTATTGCGGCTAGGATTGAAGGACTGACAATAGAAGGAGACATCGACAATGATAGTGATGGAACTCAGACTGGTTTCTTGGGCGCAACCTTAGAGCTCAGTGGTGATTCAGACAAAACACATTATGCTGATCGGAACAGACGAGCTTCAAGGAAACTGATTAAAGGCTTCTACtag